One part of the Dyadobacter sp. 676 genome encodes these proteins:
- a CDS encoding TonB family protein has protein sequence MKTKSETAGNDPVFTEVEVQPEYPGGNTEMFRFLGQNIKYPTAAVKANVQGKVFVNFTITSDGDIKDVTILKGIGHGCDEEAARVVSKFPKWTPGKQNGKAVNVKYTVPINFMLAEEGEDTTTGKETTVVGFNPVAQAFDPQPSDTKITIRGTSGPFSVENQPLYILNGETLENGDLIKTIDPNTIESVNVLKGDEATKLYGSRGVNGVISISTKSK, from the coding sequence GTGAAAACCAAATCCGAAACGGCAGGCAACGACCCCGTTTTCACGGAAGTGGAGGTACAACCGGAATACCCCGGCGGGAATACGGAAATGTTCAGGTTTCTGGGCCAGAATATCAAATATCCGACAGCCGCAGTCAAAGCCAATGTACAGGGGAAAGTTTTCGTCAACTTTACGATCACCTCGGATGGCGACATCAAAGATGTAACGATCCTAAAAGGTATCGGCCACGGCTGCGATGAAGAAGCGGCCCGTGTGGTTTCCAAATTTCCGAAATGGACTCCCGGCAAGCAGAACGGAAAAGCCGTCAATGTAAAATACACTGTTCCCATCAACTTCATGCTGGCTGAAGAAGGCGAGGACACAACTACCGGCAAAGAGACAACGGTTGTAGGTTTCAATCCGGTCGCTCAGGCATTTGATCCGCAGCCATCCGATACCAAAATTACAATTCGCGGCACATCAGGGCCTTTTAGCGTGGAAAACCAGCCGCTATATATACTGAATGGCGAAACATTGGAAAACGGCGATTTGATCAAAACAATAGACCCGAACACCATCGAAAGCGTCAACGTTCTGAAAGGAGATGAAGCCACCAAACTCTATGGTTCGAGAGGTGTCAATGGAGTAATTTCCATCAGTACCAAAAGCAAATAG